GGCGGACGAACGCCACGTCGGCGCGCGGCACCATCACCTCGCCCAGGTTCCGCTCGGAGAACTCCAGCGCGTGGTCCATGAGTTCGGCCGTGGCGGCCGGGAGTTCACCCTGCTCGCGGGATTCTCCGACGAGGTGGCCCAGCTCCTCCAGGGTCGCGCCGTGGTGGAGCTCCTCGACCGGTTCGATGCCGATGCGGCGCAGCAGCCTGTTGGCGACGCCGTCGAAGACGCGGACCACGGGGCCGACGATCCGCAGGTAGATCAGGGTGGAGGAGGCGAGGGACTTGGCCATGCTCTCGGGCACGGCCAGGGCGAGGTTCTTGGGGGCGAGTTCGCCGAGAACCATCTGGATGACGGTCGCCACCACGAACGACAGCACCACGGAGATGCCCGAGACCAGTCCGTCGGAGAGGCTCGTACCGCTCAGGGCGGGCCGCAGGAGGGCGGAGACCGACGGTTCCGCGAGGAAGCCGACGACGAGCCCCGTGACGGTGATGCCGAGCTGCGCGCCGGACAGCATGAAGGAGAGCCGCTCCAGCACCTTCACGGCGCGCGCGGCCCGCTTGTCCCCGGCGGCGGCCTCCCGGCCGAGGGTCAGCCGGTCGGCGGAGACGTACGCGAACTCCTGGGCCACGAAGTAGCCGGTCCCGGCGGTGAGGACGAACACGGCCAGCAGGCCGAGCAGGGCGGAGGTCATCGGTCACCCGCCCGGCACGGGAGGCGGCGGGCGGCCCTGCCCGGGGCCGCGGGTCGGTGACTGTGGGGGTCGGGCCCTGAGGGGCCCGGACTGGCGGACAACGCGTGGCTCCTGTCCGGCTGGATTCTCCAGCCATGGGTTCGAGTGGGACGCACTCCGGCGGGAGGTGGGCGCCCGGGCATGATTCTGCATGCCGGGCGGGTGGAGAACCGCCGTCGACGGGGCCCGCGTTCCGCGGCTGATGAACTCTACAACCCTGTAGTGAAGGAGAGCGGGCGAAGGCCGAAGGGCGACGGGCGCGGCTTCCGCGGGGCGCTCGGCCGCGGGCTACAGCGGTGTCGCCGCCTCCAGGACGAGGAACAGCGCGACGGCCGCGTTCAGCGCGGACAGGGCGGAGACGGTCGTCCCGGCCGCGGCGACGAGCGCGGCGACGCCGGCCGGGGTGAGGGCGGGGGGCCAGCCCCGGTCCGGGGGGACCGGTCCCAGGAGCGCCGCCACCCGTCTCGGCACCGGGCCCGCCGCGGCGAAGGCGGCGAAGGTCGTACCGCCGGGGACCGGGCGGGAGACGAGCGCCGCCTTGCCGACCGCGCGTGCGGTCAGCCGGCGGTCGCCGGTGACCCGGGCCGCCTCCTCGTCCGCCCAGCGCTCCGTGCTGTAGACCAGGGCCCCGAGCAGCGGCCACAGCAGCGGGTTGACGCAGCCTGCCAGCCGGGTCGCGAGCAGCAGCCGGTGGTGGCGTCCCGCCAGATGGGCGCGTTCATGGGCGAACAGCGCCCGGTGCTCGGCCGGTTCGAGACAGTCGAGCAGCGCCGTGGAGACCATCACCCGGCCCGGGGAGCCGGGGAGCGCGTAGGCGTACGGGACGTCGTCGGGCAGCACGGCGACGTCGCCGCCCGGCAGGCCCGCGAGCGCCCGGTGGGCGCGCGCCCGGAAGCGGTAGTGGCGGTGGACGGTGAATCCGCAGGCGGCCGTCACGACGACGAGCGCGAGGATGGACGCCTTGCCCGCGAACGCGTCGTGCGGCACGGCCTCGCGGACCTCGGCGTCGGACCAGCCGTCGGGCAGCGGGTTGCCGGGCAGCTGGGCCGTGCCCACCACCACCAGCAGCCCGAGGCACACCAGGCTGCAGGAGGCGAGGATCACGGCGACGGTGGCCAGCAGCCGGGCCGCCCTGCGCGGGTGCAGGTGCTGTTCGGCCAGGCGCGCGATGGGCAACGCGGTCAGGGGCAGCACGAGGGGCAGGTAGACGAAGACGCCCATCGTCAGCGCTCCGGCCGGTCCGAGGGCGTTGCCGTGTCGTCGGGACCGCTCTCGGCGAGCAGGGCCCGCAGCAGGTCCTCGTCGTGCGAGGAGAGGACGGAGACGAAGCTGGAGAGCACCGCGTCGCGGTCGCTCTGCTTGTCGAGGAGCCGGCGCATCCGCAGGGCGGCGAGCCCCGCCTCGTTCGCCACGGGCTCCCACAGGACGGGGCGGCCCCGCCCGGTGCGCGTGACCGCCTGCTTGGCGTGCAGCCGGGTCAGGATCGTGATGACCGTGCTGTACGACAGGCCCGCGCCGAGCCGTTCCTGCACCCAGGCGGCGGTCACCGGCTCGCTCGCCCCGCCCAGCACCGACAGCACCTGGGCCTCCAGCTCGCCCTGGCCGCGCCTGCGGGCAGGCGATTCGCGCTCGCCACCGGCTTCTTCGGCGTCCACGGCCCGACCCCTCTCCTCGTCCGACCGCCCGGCTCTCTCCCGTTCGGCCGCCCGGCCGTGGCGCTTCGCCTGCCGGGCGTCGGGAAATCGTATCCAGCCGGTGGAGGCGGCGGCGACCGGCCGGGGCGGGCCGGACACCTCCTGGCCTCCAAAATCTACAGTGCTGTAGATTTCCCTTGTGGTCGCAGCGTGGCCGCGCCGCCACCCGTGGCGTGCCCGCCACCACGTGAACACCCGTCACCGCACAAGGGAGAACATCATGGGCGTGAGCCTCGCCAAGGGCGGAAACGTCTCGTTGAGCAAGGAGGCCCCGGGGCTGACCGCGATCCTCGTCGGTCTCGGCTGGGACGTCCGCACGACCACCGGCGCCGACTACGACCTGGACGCGAGCGCGCTGCTCTGCGACGAGGCGGGCAAGGTGCTGTCCAACGAGCACTTCGTCTTCTACAACAACCTCAAGAGCCCCGACGGGTCGGTCGAGCACACCGGCGACAACCTCACCGGTGAGGGCGAGGGCGACGACGAGATCGTCAAGGTCGACCTCGCCTCGGTGCCCGCCACCGTCGCGAAGATCGTTTTCCCGGTCTCGATCCACGACGCGGAGAGCCGGGGTCAGAGCTTCGGCCAGGTGCGCAACGCGTACATCCGGGTGGTGAACCAGGCGGGCGGCGCGGAGATCGCGCGCTACGACCTGAGCGAGGACGCCTCCACCGAGACGGCGATGGTCTTCGGCGAGCTGTACCGGCACGGCGCCGAGTGGAAGTTCCGCGCGGTCGGGCAGGGTTACGCGTCCGGCCTGAGCGGCATCGTCGCCGACTTCGGCGTCAGTCTCTGAGTCGCCGGGATCCGGGCGCTCAGGCCCTACGGTAGTCACCCCAGGCACACCCAGCCACCGAAGGCGGAACGATGACGATCAACCTCACCAAGGGCCAGCAGGTCAGCCTCACCAAGTCCGGCGGCGGCGAGCTCGGCGTCGTACGGATGGGGCTGGGCTGGAAGTCCGCCCCCCGCAAGGGATTCCTGGCGCGGCTGACCGCCCGCGAGATCGATCTGGACGCCTCGGCGGTGCTCTTCGCGGGCCAGGCCCCGCAGGACGTGGTCTTCTTCCAGCACCTGACCAGTGACGACGGTTCGGTCCAGCACACCGGGGACAACCGGGTCGGCGGGGCGGGCCAGGGCGGTGACGACGAGTCCATCGTCGTCGACCTGCGGCGCGTGCCGGTCCACGTGGACCAGATCGTCTTCACGGTGAACTCGTTCACCGGCCAGACCTTCGAGGAGGTCGAGGCGGCCTTCTGCCGTCTGGTCGACGAGAGCAACGGCCAGGAGCTGGCCCGGTACACCCTGACCGGCGGCGGGCGGCACACCGCCCAGATCATGGCCAAGGTCCAGCGGTCCGGCTCGGGCTGGCAGATGACCGCGATCGGCGCGCCGGCGGACGGGCGGACCTTCCAGGACCTCATGCCCGCGGTCGCGCAGCACCTCTAGGGCGTGTTTCGAAAGTAGCGCCGTCCGCCCGGAGGGCGGGCTCGGCGGCGTCTGGTGCGTGCGATCGCAAGGCGGAGGGTCGCCCCGATACTGGATGTATCGGGGTGATCCCGACAACGCGGCGAGGGATGGGGCCTCCCCTGCTCGAGCGAAGCCGAGAGCTTGGGGAAGTGCCAGGCGTCGCCGAGCAGGCGGGACTT
The nucleotide sequence above comes from Streptomyces sp. NBC_01116. Encoded proteins:
- a CDS encoding TerD family protein, whose product is MGVSLAKGGNVSLSKEAPGLTAILVGLGWDVRTTTGADYDLDASALLCDEAGKVLSNEHFVFYNNLKSPDGSVEHTGDNLTGEGEGDDEIVKVDLASVPATVAKIVFPVSIHDAESRGQSFGQVRNAYIRVVNQAGGAEIARYDLSEDASTETAMVFGELYRHGAEWKFRAVGQGYASGLSGIVADFGVSL
- a CDS encoding TerD family protein — its product is MTINLTKGQQVSLTKSGGGELGVVRMGLGWKSAPRKGFLARLTAREIDLDASAVLFAGQAPQDVVFFQHLTSDDGSVQHTGDNRVGGAGQGGDDESIVVDLRRVPVHVDQIVFTVNSFTGQTFEEVEAAFCRLVDESNGQELARYTLTGGGRHTAQIMAKVQRSGSGWQMTAIGAPADGRTFQDLMPAVAQHL
- a CDS encoding BlaI/MecI/CopY family transcriptional regulator, with protein sequence MDAEEAGGERESPARRRGQGELEAQVLSVLGGASEPVTAAWVQERLGAGLSYSTVITILTRLHAKQAVTRTGRGRPVLWEPVANEAGLAALRMRRLLDKQSDRDAVLSSFVSVLSSHDEDLLRALLAESGPDDTATPSDRPER
- a CDS encoding M56 family metallopeptidase; this translates as MGVFVYLPLVLPLTALPIARLAEQHLHPRRAARLLATVAVILASCSLVCLGLLVVVGTAQLPGNPLPDGWSDAEVREAVPHDAFAGKASILALVVVTAACGFTVHRHYRFRARAHRALAGLPGGDVAVLPDDVPYAYALPGSPGRVMVSTALLDCLEPAEHRALFAHERAHLAGRHHRLLLATRLAGCVNPLLWPLLGALVYSTERWADEEAARVTGDRRLTARAVGKAALVSRPVPGGTTFAAFAAAGPVPRRVAALLGPVPPDRGWPPALTPAGVAALVAAAGTTVSALSALNAAVALFLVLEAATPL
- a CDS encoding hemolysin family protein, whose translation is MTSALLGLLAVFVLTAGTGYFVAQEFAYVSADRLTLGREAAAGDKRAARAVKVLERLSFMLSGAQLGITVTGLVVGFLAEPSVSALLRPALSGTSLSDGLVSGISVVLSFVVATVIQMVLGELAPKNLALAVPESMAKSLASSTLIYLRIVGPVVRVFDGVANRLLRRIGIEPVEELHHGATLEELGHLVGESREQGELPAATAELMDHALEFSERNLGEVMVPRADVAFVRRDALATEAVELIARHGHSNYPVLGDHPDDPAGVLGVRELMRLPAADVGRTTVGSLARRPLLLPELLRLPAAVAQMRERDDEFAVVLDEHGGLAGIVTYEDIAEELVGDIADESDTVVELAVADGSGWIVDAGRRLDEIEEATGVELPQESDDYDTLAGLIIDRLGRFPTVGDRLAVGAARIEVRTLDRHVAEYVRMEPTGPTEPTGPAGRVGPTGQEPQA